A stretch of Rhinoderma darwinii isolate aRhiDar2 chromosome 4, aRhiDar2.hap1, whole genome shotgun sequence DNA encodes these proteins:
- the SLC19A3 gene encoding thiamine transporter 2, with product MGLCTKRDNDNWTYPTVLLCIYGFFTYMRPSEPFLTPYLTGPVHNLTIEQVTNIVFPVWTYSYLVILFPVFLLTDYLRYKPVIILQGLSYIISWVLLLFARGVPAMQGLEFVYGMVTATEVAYFSYIYSVVDTEHYQKVTSYCRSITLVGFTVASVLGQLLVSLAGISYYYLNVITLASVSIAFVSSLVLPMPRKSMFFHKKMIGDSVGESSKDPKVTSNNPEVLCTESETEASKKNPSPNFCKVLWLLCKDIKECYSSTQLLYWSLWWALATAGYNQVINYVQVLWEHVEPAQNSTIYNGGVEAVATFLGALSSLSVGYVKVNWELTGELALAIFSAVNAGSLFLMDYSINIWMCYAGYLIFKSSYMLLITIATFQIAVSLSMERYALMFGMNTFVALVLQTILTIIVVDNRGLGLDIITQFLVYGSYFAVIAGIFFIRSLYVLISQHRTKQNNQNQEIQTDTPT from the exons ATGGGATTATGTACTAAGAGAGATAATGATAACTGGACATACCCCACTGTTCTCCTCTGCATATATGGATTTTTTACCTACATGAGACCTTCAGAGCCTTTCCTCACCCCGTATCTGACTGGACCTGTACACAATCTCACGATTGAGCAG GTAACCAACATTGTGTTCCCAGTATGGACATACAGCTACTTGGTAATATTGTTTCCAGTATTCCTGCTCACAGACTATTTAAGGTACAAACCAGTCATAATCCTGCAGGGCCTGAGTTACATAATCTCATGggtcctcttgctctttgcccgtGGAGTTCCTGCCATGCAAGGCCTGGAATTTGTATATGGCATGGTCACTGCCACCGAAGTGGCTTATTTTTCATACATCTACAGTGTGGTTGATACAGAACATTACCAGAAGGTCACCAGCTATTGCCGCAGCATAACATTGGTGGGATTTACTGTTGCCTCTGTATTGGGGCAGCTTCTGGTCTCCCTAGCTGGAATATCTTACTACTACCTCAATGTAATCACTTTGGCAAGTGTCTCAATAGCTTTTGTGTCCTCCTTGGTGCTCCCCATGCCAAGAAAGAGTATGTTTTTCCACAAAAAAATGATAGGAGACTCTGTTGGAGAGTCTTCCAAAGATCCAAAAGTTACCAGTAATAACCCAGAAGTGCTTTGTACGGAATCGGAGACAGAGGCCTCAAAGAAAAATCCCAGCCCAAACTTCTGTAAAGTTCTCTGGCTCCTGTGTAAAGACATAAAAGAATGCTACTCTTCAACGCAGCTCCTATACTGGTCTTTGTGGTGGGCACTTGCTACCGCTGGATACAACCAAGTGATAAATTATGTGCAGGTTCTCTGGGAACATGTGGAACCTGCCCAGAACtccactatctacaatggaggaGTTGAAGCTGTCGCCACATTTCTGG GCGCTCTCTCTTCTTTATCTGTTGGCTATGTGAAAGTGAATTGGGAGTTGACTGGAGAATTAGCACTTGCCATCTTCTCAGCGGTCAATGCTGGGAGCCTGTTTCTCATGGACTATAGCATTAATATCTGGATGTGCTACGCTGGTTACCTGATATTCAAATCCTCCTATATGCTTCTCATCACTATTGCCAC GTTCCAGATTGCTGTAAGCCTGAGTATGGAACGCTATGCACTTATGTTTGGGATGAATACATTTGTTGCACTTGTTCTTCAGACCATACTGACCATTATTGTTGTGGACAACAGAGGTCTAGGACTGGATATCATCACCCAG TTTCTGGTCTACGGAAGTTACTTTGCAGTCATTGCTGGAATATTCTTTATCAGGAGCCTGTATGTTTTGATATCACAGCACAGAACGAAGCAAAACAACCAAAACCAAGAAATCCAGACCGATACTCCTACTTAG